Part of the Pseudodesulfovibrio hydrargyri genome is shown below.
GGCGTCGATTTCGGTGACCAGCTTGAGCATCTCGGGATCGGTCAGGACCTCCTTGGACAGCAGGGCGCCCTCGATGCGGGCGACCAGGGCCTCGGCGGTGCACGGCTTGGAGATGTACTGGTGCACGGAGCGGATGGAGCGGATGACCTCGTTCAGGTCCACCTGCCCGGACAGGGCGATGCGGATGGTCCCGGGGTAGGCGTCCTTGACGCGGGTGAGCAACTCGGCCCCGTCCATGCCCGGCATCTTGATGTCCGACACGATGACGTCGAACCGGGCCTTCTCCAGGGCTTCCAGGGCGGCCTGGCTGGAGTTGACCAGGACCATGTCCCAGTGGTCGCTCTTGTTCCGCAGCATTCGGCGCAGCGCGGCGAGAACGTTGGTCTCGTCGTCCACGAAAAGCAGGCGTATCTTGTTCATCGGCGGGCGGTCCTTGTTCCGGTGCGGAAAAGCATGTTTCCAATACACCGTACACGAAGTCGCGGGCCGTGAGAATTATAAGATTCCCTTTTCTTCCGAAGAATTCCGGCCGTGGCGCCGGGCCGGGCGGGATCAGCCCCGTTCGCGGGCGCGGATCTGCCGCGTGACCAGCTGGGCCAGGGCCAGGGAGGCCAGGGACAGGCCCACGGCCACCAGGAAGACCAGCTTGTAGTCGGCCATCCAGATGAGGCCGCCGGTGATCGGCACGACCACGGCCGCGATGTGGTTGATGGTGAAACCCACGGCCATGCCCGAGGCGATGTCCTGCGGGTCCGCGATCTTCTGATAGAAGGTCTTGATGGCGATGGCGAAGTTGAAGACGATGTTGTCCAGGATGTAGAGGGAGGCCGCCAGCAGCGGACTCTCGGTCAGGGCGTAGCCCAGGAAGATGACGGCCAGGGCGGTGTATTCCACGGTCAGGACCGAGCGTTCGCCGAACCTGTTGATGGACCGCCCGATGATCGGGTTGGCGAAGTAGTTGATGACGTTGTTGCAGACGAACAGGATGGTCACCTGCTCGATGGTGTAGCCGAACTTGGTGACCAGCAGGAACACGGCGAAGACCGTGAATATCTGCCGCCGCGCGCCGCTGAGGAAAGTCAGGGCGTAGTAGAGCCAGTAGCGGGAGCGGAAGGTCATCTTCTTGACCTGGGGCGGCAGGTCGGCCCGCGACGGGTCGCGGGTCAGCCCCCACAGACCGGCGGCCACGGCCACCCCGCCGAGCAGGGCGAACATCTCGGTGTAGCCCAGGCCCTTGGCCAGGAAGTAGATGACCGCGCCCACGCTGATGTTGGTCAGGGCGGTGATGGACCGCAGCCGGGCCATGATTACCGGGGCTTCGGTGCGGTCGAAATACTGCAGGGTCAGGGACTGGTTCATGGTCTCGTAGTAGTGGAAGCCGAAACTCATGAGCAGGGTGGTGAAGACCAGCCCGCCCAGGGAGGGCATGAACCCGGTCAGGCCCACGCCCATGCCGAGCACGACCACGGACAGGGCGGCCAGCCGGTGCTCGGAGATGATCAGGATCATGTAGATGGCCAGCAGGGCCAGGAAGCCGGGCACCTCGCGCACGGACTGGACCACGCCCATGCCCATGCCGTCCAGCCCGGCCACCTCCACGGCAAAGTTGTTCAGCAGGGTGCGCCACCCCTGGAAGGCCGCGCCGGTGCAGACGACCAGCACCAGCAGGAAGATGTACATGCGCCGTTTCTTGTTCGCGTCGGTCATTTGATCGAAATCCTTGGTTGGGGGAGCCAGACAATAGGGCTTGGACCCGGCAAAGATCAAGTGTAGAATCGGGCCATGCCCGATACCCCCATTCTCGTGTCCGCCTGCCTGGCGGGCATATACTGCCGTTACAGCGGCGCGGTCGAACCCATTGAGCCCGTGGTGGACCTGGTCCGCAAGGGGCTTGCCGTGCCGTTCTGCCCCGAGGTTCACGGCGGCCTGCCCACCCCGCGCAGGCCGTGCGAGATCCTTGGCGACCGCGTGGTGGACGCCGATGGCGCGGACCGCACCGCCGAGTTCAGGCGCGGGGCCGAGGAAGGGCTCAGGCTGGCGAGGCTTCTGGGCTGCCGCCAGGCAGTGCTCAAATCGCGCTCCCCGTCCTGCGGCTCGGGCGAGGTCTACGACGGGACCTTCACCTCCACGCGGGTGGCGGGCGACGGGTTGTTCGCCCGGCTGCTCAAGGAGCACGGCATCACCGTGCGCACCGAGGAGGACCTGGCCGGGTGAGCGGGCCGCTGCAATTCGCCGGGCTGCCCCTGGCCGTCAAGGCCAATCCGCGCGCCAAACGGGTGCTGGTCAAGTTGATGCCGGGCCTGGGGCTGGAGGTGGTCGTGCCCAGGCGGTTCGATGCCTCGCTGGTGCCGTCCATCCTCGAGGAGAAGCGGGCCTGGATCGAGCGCACCCGCGACCGCATGCTCGCCGCCGGGATCGACCTGTCCGGCACGTTGCCCGAACTGCCCGAGGTCATCGAATATCGCGCCTGGGAACGGACCGTGCGGGTGGACTACCTGGACCGGCCGGGCGCCATCCGGCTGACGGAGAACGCGGCCCGATGGCAGGTGGCCGGCCCCCTGGCGGGCCGCGAGGCGATCTTCGAGAAGCTGCGCGCCCTGACCGTGAAAAAGGCGCGCGAGGTGCTCCTGCCATGGCTCGACCGGACCAGCCGCCGGACCGGGCTGGTGTACTCCGCCTTGCGCGTGCGGCGGCAGAAGACCCGCTGGGGCAGCTGCTCGTCGCGCGGGACCATCTCGCTGAACGCCAAGCTCCTGTTCCTGCCGCCCGACCTGGTGGATCACCTGCTCCTGCACGAGCTCTGCCACACCCGCCACATGAACCACTCCCCGGCGTACTGGGCCTGCGTGGCCGGTTTCGAGCCCGACTACCGACGGCTCGAGAACGCGGTCAGCCGGGGCAACCGCTACGTGCCTGCCTGGTTCCGCTGAGTCCGGGATCCTTTTCCGCCACCGCCGCTCCCTCTGGCGCCTGTCCGGGTTGACGGGGCGGCCCGGCCCATGTAGGCTTCGAAACATGTCGAAGTCAAAGGCCGAGACCGAGCCTGTCACCGCCACGCCCGAGGACGAGCTGGAGCAGATGGCGCGCATGTTCAAGGCGCTGTCCAACCCGCATCGGTTGCGCATCTACCGCGAGCTGGCGTCCTGCGTCTGCAAGTCCGTGGCCCGGACGCCCGAGGAGTTCGGCAACTGCCAGTGCGGGTTCGCCGAGCGGTTCGGCCTGGCCCCGTCCACGGTGTCGCACCACTTCAAGGAACTGCGCGAGGCCGGACTCATCCACATGAAACGCGAAGCCAAGACCGTGCTCTTCTGGGTGGACCAGGAAGCCGCAAGCAAGCTGCGCCATGTGCTCAACGGGTAGCGGGGAATGTGTGGATGCCGCTTCGCGGCGATGAACAGGTGATTTCGCCTCCGGCGGGCAAGGGTTCGCACCCTTGCATCCCGGTTATGCGCCTTCGGCGCGGTGTCGGGTTATATTGGGTTGAGGGGAGCTCTTTTTTTTGGCTGATGCCTTCGATGATTCGTGAAGTCTAGAACGCTCAAACCTGCGCGGTCGGAACGCGCGAAACAAGGAGTTAACATGAAACTGATGGCCTTCAACGGCAGTCCGAGGAAGAAGTGGAATACCGCGACCATGATCGAGCACGCCCTGGAGGGTGCGCGCGAGGCCGGGGCCGAGGTGGAGCTGATCCATCTGTACGATCTCGATTTCAAGGGGTGTTCCAGCTGTTTCGCCTGCAAGCGGCTGGGCCGCAAGGAGGTCGGCGTGTGCACGGTGAAGGATGATCTCAAGCCCATCCTGGAGCGGGTTCGCGAGGCGGACGCGCTGCTCGTCGGCACCCCGGTCTATTTCGGTACGGAATCGGCTTGCACGCGGGCCTTTCTGGAGCGGGTCCAGTTCCCGTATCTCAACTACGCGGACTATAGCCGGTCGCATTTCCCGAGAAAAATCCCGACCGCTTTGATCTACACCATGAACGTGACGGAAAGCATGTTGAAGGATCTGAACTACCCGGTCGTCTTCGAACGGGCCCGGAACTTCATGGGCCTCCATTTCGGAAGTTGTGAGCTGCTGCTGTCCACGAACACGAGCCAGTACAAGGATTACGACAAATACGAAACCGGCTTCAACAAGGACGACAAGGCCCGTCAGCATGCCGAGCAGTTCCCCAAGGACTGCCAGGCGGCCAAGGAACTCGGCGCCCGCCTTGCCCAAGGCTACCAAGCCTGATTTCGTCCCACCCCGTTCCTGTCCCAAAAAATCGGGGCCGCGTGCACAAGCATTCGGCCCCGATTTTTTCCCTCCAACCATCCGTTCTTACCCGGTCCTACTTTCTCCAGAGCGCATACAAAAAAACGCTCACCCCGCGAAGCGGCATAAAAAGTTTAGGAAGGAAGAGGGGATGGGGGTCCGGGGGAAGGGGAGAGGGAAACCCTTTCAAAGGGTTTCCCTCTCCCTTCCCCCGGCCGCCGGAGGCAGCCTTTCGCTCTAGCTCTCGGCGTCTTCGAATTTGGTTTGGATGATGGCGGCGTCCTCGGGCCCGGCCTCGAGTTGCAGGGACTGGGACTGTCCGTGGCAACGCACGCCTTCCGAGGTCAGGGTGATATATCCGGCGGACAGGGCGGTGGTGTACGGCATCTGCTCGCGCATCTCGTCGAAGTTGATGCGGCTGGGGAAGATGATGGGCACGGCGGCGCCGGAAAAGTCTTCGAACATGATGTATTTCATGGCAGGGCTCCTTGCGGTAGACAGTAGCCGTTGGCCGTCCGCAGATCAAGATGTTGCCTGATCCTGTCCGACAGGATACACCTACACCCCATGCGCGAATACAAAAAAATCGGCGTCTGGCAAACCGCGTTCCTGGGTGACGCGGTTCTGACCCTGCCGCTGCTCAGGGCGTTGAAGGGCCGCTATCCGGACGCGGAAATCCATTTTTTCGTGCGCGCCGGAGTGCAGTCCGTGTTCGAGGGCCAGCCCGAGATCGCGCAAGTGCGCCCCTTTGCCAAGCGCGGCACGCAGAAGTCGTTGAACGCGGCGGTCCGGCTGGGCTGGGAGATCGGCCGCGAAGGGTTCGACCTGTGGATATCCACCCACACCAGCCTGCGTTCCGCCCTGGTGGCCGGTGCCACGGGCATAAAGAGGCGCATCGGCTACAACCGGCCGTGGTACAACCGGCTGGCCTACACCGAGACCGTGGACCGGCGTTTCGACGAGCTGGCCGAGATCGAGCGGCTCATGGAGCTGGTCCGGCCCCTGGGCATCACCGGCCCGGCACCCAAGGCACGGCTGGTCCTGCCTGGGAAAGCGGTGGGCGCGGCCGACCATTTCTGGGAGACCTTCGGATTCGACCGGCCCGTGCTCGGCATCCATCCCGGCTCCACCTGGCCGACCAAGTGCTGGCCCGAGGAATATTTCAGCGAGATCGTCGGCCGGGCCGTCGACGGGGGCGCGCACGTGCTCGTCTTTGCCGGGCCGGGCGAGGAGGCGGTGGCCGCGCGGGTCATCGACCGGGCCCAGGCCGACCCGCAGAGGGTGACCAACCTGGCCGGGCAGCTCTCGCTCCCGGAACTGGCGGCCTACCTGGGACGGCTCGACGCGTATCTGACCAACGACTCGGGCCCCATGCACCTGGCCTGGACACAGGATGTCCCCCTGGTCGCCCTGTTCGGCCCGACCGTGGAAGGGCTCGGCTTCTTTCCGCGCGGTGAGAACTCCACGGTGTTGCAAAACGAGGACTTGGACTGCCGCCCCTGCGGCCTGCACGGTCCGAGGAAATGCCCGAAAGATCACTTCAAGTGCATGCGCGACCTCACCCCGGACCGGGTCTGGGACGCGGTCCGGGGCAAGCTCGGGGTGTAGCCTGGCCTAATCCTGTTTGCGCAGTTCGGTCTTGAACCGGCCCTTGAGGGTCCGATAGACCTTGCCGCCCTCAAGAAAAATCCTGCCGTTGCCTTTTTCCCCGAACACGATGGATTCGCCGTCCAGAGCCGCCGGCACCCAGTTGCTGAACTTGTCGCCGAACTTGACGTACATGACGTACCCTTTTTCCCGCTGCTCAAGGGCATAGGCGAAGGGGACCCGGATATCGTCGCCGCTTTGGAACCGCCCCAACAGGGCTGATGCCACCGGGGTCACGACCGTGACCTTGAAGGGGGAATCCCCGGCCATGTCGGTATCGGTCACTTCGAGGGCCAGGGCGGCCGTGGCGAGCAGGCCGGTCAGGATCAGGGAGGCGAGAGAGAGGGACAAGGTAAATCGTTTCATCTGTTCTCCAAGGTTTTGCGCCGAGGACGGCGGTTGACGGGAAAAGCCGTTTCATATCCCGGCCTGCCCGGGATATCCATCAACAAACCTTAAGAATGGAGAGAGATTGCCAAACGGTATGAAAAAGGGCGGTTCCTTGCGGAGCCGCCCTTTTGTTATCGGGTGGGGGAATCGACCGGTGTTAGCAGGTGCCTGCGCCCTGTCCGTTGGACTTGCAGCTGATGCGCGTGATGGCGCGCTTCAGGGCTGCCTGGTTGCGGGTGGCCTCGATCTTTTCCTTTTCGGCCCTGGCGCGCTGTTCGGCGCGTTCCTTGGCCTTCATGGCGCGTTCCACATCGATCTCCGTGGCCTTTTCGGCAACCTCGGCCAGGATGGTGACCTGGTTGTTGCTCACTTCGGCGAAGCCGCCGGAGACGAAGACGTAGTACGCCTTGCCGTCTTGTTTGTAGTGAAGATTGCCGATCCCGAGAGCGGACAGGAAGGGCACGTGGTTCGGCAGCACGCCGAATTCGCCCATGATGCCGGGCGCGCCCACGTAATCCACGTCCTCGGAAAGAACCTTCCGGTCGGGAGTGACAATTTCAAGCTTCATAGTGGCCATGAGTTACCTCGCTTACTGCTTGGCTTTTTCGATGGCTTCCTCGATCGGGCCGCACATGTAGAAGGCCTGCTCGGGCAGGTCGTCGTACTTGCCGTCCAGGATGTCCCGGAACGCCTTAACGGTGTCCTCGGTCTTGACGTACACGCCGGCGACGCCGGTGAAGACCTCGGCAACGTGGAACGGCTGGGACAGGAAGCGCTGCACGCGACGGGCGCGGGCGACGGTCAGCTTGTCCTCGTCGGACAGTTCGTCCATACCGAGAATGGCGATGATGTCCTGCAGGTCCTTGTACTTCTGGAGCACGGACTGGACTTCACGAGCGGTGTTGTAGTGCTCTGCGCCCAGAACGTCCGGGGAGAGGATACGCGAGGTGGAGTCCAGCGGGTCAACCGCGGGGTAGATGCCGAGCTCGGCGATCTGACGGGACAGAACCAGGGTGCCGTCAAGGTGCGCGAAGGTGGTGGCCGGCGCGGGGTCGGTCAAGTCATCGGCGGGCACGTAAACGGCCTGGACCGAGGTGATCGAACCCTTGTTGGTCGAGGTGATGCGCTCCTGCAGGCCACCGAGGTCGGTGCCCAGGGTCGGCTGGTAGCCAACTGCGGAAGGCATGCGGCCGAGCAGTGCGGAGACCTCGGAACCAGCCTGGGTGAAGCGGAAGATGTTGTCGACGAAGAGCAGCACGTCCTGGCCTTCCTCGTCACGGAAGTATTCCGCGCAGGTCAGGGCGGTCAGCGCGACGCGGGCACGGGCTCCCGGAGGCTCGTTCATCTGGCCGTAGACCAGGGCGGCTTTCTCCAGAACGCCGGCTTCCTTCATTTCGTGGTAGAGGTCGTTGCCCTCACGGGTGCGCTCGCCGACACCGGCGAACACGGAGATGCCGCCGTGCTGTTTGGCGATGTTGTTGATCATCTCCATGAGGATAACGGTCTTGCCGACGCCGGCGCCGCCGAACAGGCCCATCTTGCCGCCCTTGGGGAACGGGATGAGCAGGTCGACGACCTTGATGCCGGTCTCGAGCAGTTCGACCTTGGTGGACTGCTCGGTGAAGGCGGGAGCCTCACGGTGAATGGGCAGGCGCTTTTCGCAGGGAACCTCGCCCAATTCGTCGACGGGGTTGCCGACGACGTTCATGATGCGGCCCAGAGAACCGGAACCGACGGGCACGGTGATGGGCGACTCGGTGTCGGTCGCCACCATGCCGCGGACGAGACCTTCGGTGGCGTCCATGGCGATGGTCCGGACCACGTTGTTGCCCAGGTGCTGGGCCACTTCGCAGACCAGCTCCGGCGCGTCCGTGTTGTTGGGGTTTTTGATCTCCAACGCAGACAGAATGTTGGGAAGATTCCCTTCGGTAAATTCGACGTCGACAACGGCGCCGATTACCTGAACGATTTTACCAGTATTAGCCATTTTTCATAGCCCCCTTTTATCCTTTCAGCGCTTCCACGCCGCCGACAATGTCCATGAGATCGCCAGTGATGGCGGCCTGCCTCGTCTTGTTGTAGAGCAAGGTCAGGGTGTTCGTCAGTTCGTCGCACGCCTTGGTGGCGTTATCCATGGCCGCCATGCGGGCCGCGTGCTCGGATGCCGAGGTATCCAGCAGGCCGCGGTAGACCTGGACCTTGATGAACCGAGGCAGCAGCTCGGCCAGCAGGCCCTCTACGGACGGTTCGTACAAGTAGTCTCCGGCGGATCCGGACTCGCCTTCGCCCGCGGCATCTTCCTGGGCCGCCATGGGCAGGACCGTCAGGTCGACGGGCGGCTGCTTGGCCATGCTCTGGAATTCGCCGAAGCAGACATGGACCTCGTCGAGGTCGCCCGCGACATACCCGGCGATGAGCTCGTTGCCGACGCTGGCCGCCAGGGTGAAGTCGAAGTTGGTCATGGCGTCGGCCTCGGCGCGCACGATCTCGAAGTCGAGCTTGCGGAAGGCGTCGCGCGCCTTCTTGCCGATGCACCACACCTTGACCGCCTTGCCCTCGGCCGCCTTGGCCCGGGCCAGTCGCTTGGCCGTGTTGATGATATTGATATTGAACGCGCCGCACAGGCCGCGGTCGGAGGTGACGACCATGATACCCACGGTCTTCACTTCCTCACGGACCTCCAGCAGCGGATGTACCGATTCGTCGGCACCGGCCGCCAAGTCGCCGAGCATCTCGTAAAACTTGTTCGCATACGGACGGAAGCGTTCGATACGCTCCTGGGCGTTGCGCAGTTTTGCCGAGGCCACCATGTTCATGGCCTTGGTGATCTGCTTGGTTTTCTTGACGCCAGTGATCTGGTTCTGGACGTCTCTTAACGAAGCCATTCAACTACCCCTTAGGTTAAGCGCTGAAGCCTTTCTTGAACTCTTCGATAGCGGCCTTGAGGTCGGCTTCGACGGCGTCGTCGATCTTCTCCTTCTCGGCGATGGCGTCGAGAACGGCGGACTTGGCGTTGCGCATGAACTCGAGGAATTCGGCCTCGAACTTGATGACGGCCTCGACCGGCACGTCGTCGACGAAACCGCGGGTGCCGGCGTACAGCACGGCGACCTGCTCCTGGACGGTCAGGGGCTGGTACTGGGGCTGCTTGAGCAGCTCGACCATGCGGGCGCCGCGGTTGAGCTTGGCCTGGGTGGCCTTGTCCAGGTCGGAGCCGAAGGAGGCGAACGCCGCCAGCTCGCGGTACTGGGCGAGGTCGAGGCGCAGGGTGCCGGCGACCTGCTTCATGGCCTTGATCTGGGCGGAACCGCCGACTCGGGAGACCGAGAGGCCGACGTTGATGGCCGGGCGGACGCCGGACAGGAACAGGTTGGGCTCCAGGTAGATCTGGCCGTCGGTGATGGAGATGACGTTGGTCGGGATGAACGCCGAAACGTCACCGGCCTGGGTTTCGATGACCGGCAGGGCGGTCATGGAACCGGCGCCGAGGCTGTCGTTGACCTTGCAGGCGCGCTCCAGCAGGCGGGAGTGCAGATAGAAGACGTCGCCGGGAAAGGCCTCGCGTCCCGGGGGGCGGCGGAGCAGCAGCGACATTTCGCGGTAGGCGGTGGCCTGCTTGGAAAGGTCGTCGTAGCAGATCAGGGCGTGCTTGCCGTTGTCGCGGTAGAACTCGGCCATGGTCGCGCCGGTGTAGGCGGCGATGTACTGCAGCGGGGCAGGCTCGGAAGCGGTGGCCGAAACGATGGTGGTGTATTCCATGGCGCCGTGCTGGCGGAGCACGTCGGCGACCAGGGCGACGGAGGCCTTCTTCTGGCCGATGGCCACGTAGAAGCAGTGCACGTCGGTGGTCTTCTGGGCCAGGATGGCGTCGACACAGACGGCGGTCTTGCCGGTCTGGCGGTCGCCGATGACCAGTTCGCGCTGGCCGCGGCCGACCGGGGTCATGGCGTCGATGGCCTTGAGACCGGTGTAGCAGGGCTCGTGAACGGACTTACGGGCGATGATGCCGGGGGCCTTCATTTCCACCGGACGGGTCTCGGTGGACTCGATGGGTCCCAGGCCGTCGATGGGCTGGCCCAGGGGGTTGACCACGCGGCCCATGACGCCGTCGCCGACCGGGACCGAATAGATCTGGCCGGTGCGCTTGACCGGGTCGCCTTCCTTGACGCCGGTGTCCGAGCCCAGCAGGGCGACACCCACGTTGTCCTCTTCCAGGTTGAGGACCATGCCCATCAGGCCGCCGGGGAATTCCAGCAGCTCCATGGCCATGACGTTTTCGACGCCGTGCACGCGAGCGATGCCGTCACCCACGTAGAGGACGGTGCCGGTCTCGCTCATTTCAACACGAGATTCGTAATTCTGAATCTGGTCCTGAATGATTTTGCTGATTTCTTCTGCTTTGATCTGCATTGCCCTACTCACCCCTTTTAATATTTTCTTTTAAAATCTGCAGCTGAGCCTTGAGGCTGGCATCCATGACCCTGTCCCCGACCTTGAGGACGATACCGCCGAGAATGGACTCGTCGGTGGAGAAGGACAGTTCCAGCTTCTTGCCGGCCTGTTTCTCCAGTTGGGCCTGGATTGCAGATTTCCTCTCCTCGTTGAGTTCGCTCACCGTGACGAGTTCGCCGGTGACGACGCCGGATACGGCATCCATCATTGCCTTGTAGTCGGCGGCGATGGCGGGGAGCATCTCGACCCGGCCCCGGTCGGCCAGCAGATCGCAGAAGTTCTTGACCATCGGTTCCAACGACATCTTCTCGACCAGCTGGGTCACGACCGCTTTCTTCTCCTCGGCGCTGAAGGCCGGGTTCTTGAAGAAGGCCACGGCTTCGGGGGATCCTTCGATGGAAGCCCGGATGGCGGCCAGCTGTTCGCCGTATTTCGCCTGTTCAGCCTCGCCCTTGGCGGCGCCGACGGCAAAGAGCGCCTTGGCGTAACGGCGGGAAACTACGTTACCGATCAATTGAGCACCACCTTTGTTAAATAGTCATCCACGAGCTTGTCGTGATCCGCGGCGCTCAGCTTCTCGGCAACGATCTTCTCGGCGGCGGCCACGACCATGTCGGCCATTTC
Proteins encoded:
- a CDS encoding MFS transporter — translated: MTDANKKRRMYIFLLVLVVCTGAAFQGWRTLLNNFAVEVAGLDGMGMGVVQSVREVPGFLALLAIYMILIISEHRLAALSVVVLGMGVGLTGFMPSLGGLVFTTLLMSFGFHYYETMNQSLTLQYFDRTEAPVIMARLRSITALTNISVGAVIYFLAKGLGYTEMFALLGGVAVAAGLWGLTRDPSRADLPPQVKKMTFRSRYWLYYALTFLSGARRQIFTVFAVFLLVTKFGYTIEQVTILFVCNNVINYFANPIIGRSINRFGERSVLTVEYTALAVIFLGYALTESPLLAASLYILDNIVFNFAIAIKTFYQKIADPQDIASGMAVGFTINHIAAVVVPITGGLIWMADYKLVFLVAVGLSLASLALAQLVTRQIRARERG
- a CDS encoding DUF523 domain-containing protein, giving the protein MPDTPILVSACLAGIYCRYSGAVEPIEPVVDLVRKGLAVPFCPEVHGGLPTPRRPCEILGDRVVDADGADRTAEFRRGAEEGLRLARLLGCRQAVLKSRSPSCGSGEVYDGTFTSTRVAGDGLFARLLKEHGITVRTEEDLAG
- a CDS encoding M48 family metallopeptidase, with protein sequence MSGPLQFAGLPLAVKANPRAKRVLVKLMPGLGLEVVVPRRFDASLVPSILEEKRAWIERTRDRMLAAGIDLSGTLPELPEVIEYRAWERTVRVDYLDRPGAIRLTENAARWQVAGPLAGREAIFEKLRALTVKKAREVLLPWLDRTSRRTGLVYSALRVRRQKTRWGSCSSRGTISLNAKLLFLPPDLVDHLLLHELCHTRHMNHSPAYWACVAGFEPDYRRLENAVSRGNRYVPAWFR
- a CDS encoding ArsR/SmtB family transcription factor, producing the protein MSKSKAETEPVTATPEDELEQMARMFKALSNPHRLRIYRELASCVCKSVARTPEEFGNCQCGFAERFGLAPSTVSHHFKELREAGLIHMKREAKTVLFWVDQEAASKLRHVLNG
- a CDS encoding flavodoxin family protein codes for the protein MKLMAFNGSPRKKWNTATMIEHALEGAREAGAEVELIHLYDLDFKGCSSCFACKRLGRKEVGVCTVKDDLKPILERVREADALLVGTPVYFGTESACTRAFLERVQFPYLNYADYSRSHFPRKIPTALIYTMNVTESMLKDLNYPVVFERARNFMGLHFGSCELLLSTNTSQYKDYDKYETGFNKDDKARQHAEQFPKDCQAAKELGARLAQGYQA
- the waaF gene encoding lipopolysaccharide heptosyltransferase II — translated: MREYKKIGVWQTAFLGDAVLTLPLLRALKGRYPDAEIHFFVRAGVQSVFEGQPEIAQVRPFAKRGTQKSLNAAVRLGWEIGREGFDLWISTHTSLRSALVAGATGIKRRIGYNRPWYNRLAYTETVDRRFDELAEIERLMELVRPLGITGPAPKARLVLPGKAVGAADHFWETFGFDRPVLGIHPGSTWPTKCWPEEYFSEIVGRAVDGGAHVLVFAGPGEEAVAARVIDRAQADPQRVTNLAGQLSLPELAAYLGRLDAYLTNDSGPMHLAWTQDVPLVALFGPTVEGLGFFPRGENSTVLQNEDLDCRPCGLHGPRKCPKDHFKCMRDLTPDRVWDAVRGKLGV
- a CDS encoding F0F1 ATP synthase subunit epsilon, producing MATMKLEIVTPDRKVLSEDVDYVGAPGIMGEFGVLPNHVPFLSALGIGNLHYKQDGKAYYVFVSGGFAEVSNNQVTILAEVAEKATEIDVERAMKAKERAEQRARAEKEKIEATRNQAALKRAITRISCKSNGQGAGTC
- the atpD gene encoding F0F1 ATP synthase subunit beta produces the protein MANTGKIVQVIGAVVDVEFTEGNLPNILSALEIKNPNNTDAPELVCEVAQHLGNNVVRTIAMDATEGLVRGMVATDTESPITVPVGSGSLGRIMNVVGNPVDELGEVPCEKRLPIHREAPAFTEQSTKVELLETGIKVVDLLIPFPKGGKMGLFGGAGVGKTVILMEMINNIAKQHGGISVFAGVGERTREGNDLYHEMKEAGVLEKAALVYGQMNEPPGARARVALTALTCAEYFRDEEGQDVLLFVDNIFRFTQAGSEVSALLGRMPSAVGYQPTLGTDLGGLQERITSTNKGSITSVQAVYVPADDLTDPAPATTFAHLDGTLVLSRQIAELGIYPAVDPLDSTSRILSPDVLGAEHYNTAREVQSVLQKYKDLQDIIAILGMDELSDEDKLTVARARRVQRFLSQPFHVAEVFTGVAGVYVKTEDTVKAFRDILDGKYDDLPEQAFYMCGPIEEAIEKAKQ
- a CDS encoding F0F1 ATP synthase subunit gamma, encoding MASLRDVQNQITGVKKTKQITKAMNMVASAKLRNAQERIERFRPYANKFYEMLGDLAAGADESVHPLLEVREEVKTVGIMVVTSDRGLCGAFNINIINTAKRLARAKAAEGKAVKVWCIGKKARDAFRKLDFEIVRAEADAMTNFDFTLAASVGNELIAGYVAGDLDEVHVCFGEFQSMAKQPPVDLTVLPMAAQEDAAGEGESGSAGDYLYEPSVEGLLAELLPRFIKVQVYRGLLDTSASEHAARMAAMDNATKACDELTNTLTLLYNKTRQAAITGDLMDIVGGVEALKG
- the atpA gene encoding F0F1 ATP synthase subunit alpha, coding for MQIKAEEISKIIQDQIQNYESRVEMSETGTVLYVGDGIARVHGVENVMAMELLEFPGGLMGMVLNLEEDNVGVALLGSDTGVKEGDPVKRTGQIYSVPVGDGVMGRVVNPLGQPIDGLGPIESTETRPVEMKAPGIIARKSVHEPCYTGLKAIDAMTPVGRGQRELVIGDRQTGKTAVCVDAILAQKTTDVHCFYVAIGQKKASVALVADVLRQHGAMEYTTIVSATASEPAPLQYIAAYTGATMAEFYRDNGKHALICYDDLSKQATAYREMSLLLRRPPGREAFPGDVFYLHSRLLERACKVNDSLGAGSMTALPVIETQAGDVSAFIPTNVISITDGQIYLEPNLFLSGVRPAINVGLSVSRVGGSAQIKAMKQVAGTLRLDLAQYRELAAFASFGSDLDKATQAKLNRGARMVELLKQPQYQPLTVQEQVAVLYAGTRGFVDDVPVEAVIKFEAEFLEFMRNAKSAVLDAIAEKEKIDDAVEADLKAAIEEFKKGFSA
- the atpH gene encoding ATP synthase F1 subunit delta; the protein is MIGNVVSRRYAKALFAVGAAKGEAEQAKYGEQLAAIRASIEGSPEAVAFFKNPAFSAEEKKAVVTQLVEKMSLEPMVKNFCDLLADRGRVEMLPAIAADYKAMMDAVSGVVTGELVTVSELNEERKSAIQAQLEKQAGKKLELSFSTDESILGGIVLKVGDRVMDASLKAQLQILKENIKRGE